A section of the Pristiophorus japonicus isolate sPriJap1 chromosome 4, sPriJap1.hap1, whole genome shotgun sequence genome encodes:
- the LOC139262606 gene encoding ferritin, higher subunit-like, with translation MASQVCQNYHKDCEDAVNKQINMELHSSYVYLSMSFYFDRDDVALRHFAEFFKEQSHEECEHAEKLMEFQNRRGGRIILADIKKPEQDEWSNGLEAMQRALQMEKNVNQSLLDLHKHSTGSTDPHLCDFLETHYLDEQVKMIKKLGDHITNLKRLGAPENGLGEYLFDKHTLGESD, from the exons ATGGCTTCTCAAGTGTGTCAGAATTACCACAaggactgtgaggatgctgtcaacaagcagatcaacatggagctccattcctcctatgtttatctctctatg tccttctactttgaccgggatgatgttgccctgcgtcactttgctgagttcttcaaggagcagtcacatgaggaatgtgagcatgctgagaaactgatggaattccagaatcggcgtggaggacggatcatcttggCAGACATCAAG aaaccagagcaggatgagtggagcaatggtctggaggccatgcagagagctctgcagatggagaagaatgtgaaccagagtctgctggatctgcacaaacactccactgggagcactgaccctcat ttgtgtgacttcctggagacccactacttggatgaacaagtgaagatgatcaagaagcttggagatcacatcaccaacctgaagagactgggagcccctgagaatggcctgggagagtacctgtttgacaagcacaccttgggggagagtgactga
- the LOC139262607 gene encoding ferritin, higher subunit-like, which produces MASQVCQNYHKDCEAAVNKQINMELCSSYVYLSMSFYFDRDDVALCHFAEFFKEQSHEEREHAEKLMQFQNHRGGLIILSDIKKPEQDEWSNGLDALQRALQMEKNVNQSLLDLHKTSTGSTDPHMCDFLETHYLDEQVKMIKKLGDHITNLKRLGAPENGMGVYLFDKHTLGESE; this is translated from the exons ATGGCCTCCCAAGTATGTCAGAACTACCACAAGGACTGTGaggctgctgtcaacaagcagatcaacatggagctctgttcctcctatgtttatctctccatG tccttctactttgaccgggatgatgttgccctgtgtcactttgctgagttcttcaaggagcagtcacatgaggaacgtgagcatgctgagaaactgatgcaaTTCCAGAATCACCGTGGAGGACTGATCATCTTGTCTGACATCAAG aaaccagagcaggatgagtggagcaatggtctggatgcattgcagagagctctgcagatggagaagaatgtgaaccagagtctgctggatctgcacaaaacctccactgggagcactgaccctcat atgtgtgacttcctggagacccactacttggatgaacaagtgaagatgatcaagaagcttggagatcacatcaccaacctgaagagactgggagcccctgagaatggcatgGGAGTGTActtgtttgacaagcacaccctagGGGAGAGTGAATAA